In a single window of the Melissococcus plutonius ATCC 35311 genome:
- a CDS encoding PTS transporter subunit EIIC, protein MANHCYIRVHWGVTPMVLANFDMYGRDSFQAFQTIAVIAQVGAVLAVFLKSRNKEMKGVSLSAFITGIFGITEPTIYGVTLRLKKPFIYGCISGGVGAIVASFFHPYYYAYAGYQVFLLPLMQSILKIMAHLLVLSLVL, encoded by the coding sequence TTGGCAAATCATTGTTATATTCGTGTTCATTGGGGAGTGACACCAATGGTTTTGGCAAACTTCGATATGTATGGTCGTGATTCATTCCAAGCCTTTCAGACAATTGCAGTTATTGCACAGGTTGGTGCAGTCCTAGCTGTATTTTTAAAATCACGCAATAAGGAAATGAAAGGAGTGTCCTTGTCTGCCTTTATTACTGGGATTTTTGGTATTACCGAACCAACAATTTATGGTGTTACGCTACGATTGAAAAAACCTTTTATTTATGGCTGTATTTCTGGAGGAGTAGGTGCCATTGTGGCTAGTTTCTTCCATCCTTATTATTATGCTTATGCAGGTTACCAAGTGTTCTTACTACCGTTAATGCAATCAATCCTAAAAATTATGGCTCATTTATTGGTATTGTCATTGGTTCTCTAA
- a CDS encoding PTS glucose transporter subunit IIA: protein MTQLFGTGETVVEEQEMAQELNDSDHSSVNSMKARILTPIEGTIIPLDQVPDEVFSTGMMGAGIAIEPSTNEIYAPFSGTVTSIFDSKHAIGLTSEEDVEVLIHIGIDTVNLKGEGFEYFVKQEQQVEQGQLLLRFDQEKIKKAGYLVTTMIVITNSGQLNEVLLTKKETVTHADTLIDCQ from the coding sequence TTGACACAGCTTTTTGGAACAGGCGAAACGGTTGTTGAAGAACAAGAAATGGCACAGGAATTAAATGATAGCGACCATTCTTCTGTTAATAGCATGAAAGCACGAATCCTAACACCGATCGAAGGAACGATTATTCCGCTTGACCAAGTGCCAGATGAAGTATTCTCAACAGGTATGATGGGTGCAGGAATCGCTATTGAACCTAGTACAAATGAAATTTATGCACCTTTTTCCGGAACAGTCACTTCTATATTTGATTCAAAACATGCAATTGGATTAACATCAGAAGAGGACGTAGAAGTATTGATCCACATAGGAATCGATACTGTTAATTTAAAAGGAGAAGGCTTTGAGTATTTTGTTAAACAAGAACAACAAGTAGAACAAGGACAATTACTTTTACGCTTTGATCAGGAAAAGATCAAGAAAGCTGGTTATCTAGTAACAACAATGATTGTCATAACAAATAGTGGACAATTGAATGAAGTATTGTTAACTAAAAAAGAAACCGTGACACATGCAGATACATTGATAGATTGTCAATAA
- a CDS encoding ABC transporter permease has translation MFRMEFKRTIRSKIFIYIVAITLAVFLLGYILPVGIDKQSSLSYSDYLFSTYTVMTQFGFLLYSFVISIFFNKDYTNKTILFYKNFEINYFNFYLFKVILLFLEITFSLFVCLGTVSIFYDNYQPFIPNVLLFSAVSFQYIIIISIISFLFSNVLISLGVSIIYWLTSMIFVSFGSFFKYIALFDASNFLYPQIDRFFKTGILSLDNIVTILIFLVSIFLISFFILFLSRKRWEKLGI, from the coding sequence ATGTTTAGAATGGAATTTAAACGAACCATTAGAAGTAAGATTTTCATTTATATAGTAGCAATAACTTTGGCGGTTTTTCTACTTGGTTACATTCTTCCAGTTGGAATAGACAAACAATCTTCTCTTAGTTATAGTGACTATTTATTTAGTACTTATACAGTAATGACACAGTTTGGTTTTTTACTTTATAGTTTTGTGATTAGCATTTTTTTCAATAAGGATTATACCAATAAAACGATTTTATTTTACAAAAATTTTGAGATAAATTACTTCAACTTTTATTTATTTAAAGTTATTTTATTATTTTTAGAAATTACTTTCAGCCTTTTCGTTTGTTTAGGTACGGTATCTATTTTTTATGATAATTATCAACCATTTATTCCAAATGTTTTACTTTTTTCTGCTGTCAGTTTCCAATATATTATCATTATTAGTATTATTAGTTTTTTGTTTTCGAATGTATTGATAAGTTTGGGAGTAAGTATTATTTATTGGCTAACATCTATGATTTTCGTTTCTTTCGGTTCGTTCTTTAAGTATATTGCATTATTTGATGCTTCAAATTTTCTTTATCCACAAATAGACCGATTTTTTAAAACAGGTATTTTATCATTAGACAATATAGTTACTATACTGATTTTTCTAGTTTCCATTTTTTTGATTTCTTTCTTTATTTTATTTCTTTCAAGAAAAAGATGGGAAAAATTAGGAATTTAA
- a CDS encoding helix-turn-helix domain-containing protein, translated as MNILETLKFFRTQKKIKQKDMLPNHTPGAYRNIEIGKTNLTVANLINFCNKLNITLVEFFLNVDDLDTENYRINQTEKQLKKCCNDPTFELGKQKLLNDYYWLTNKKDKSIRELNTYLNIKVAFYDTWKEVSPINSQDIELIKDLLFKQSIYTHYDYYMFANTLLYLDEETINILMKKLFPVTDPNKRSYQTMYMAYSVFPNLATKYLYARNYKKARYYVNRGKLQVIKIDYVYINLHLNYLEYTLNYLETSKKSDYNKVIKIIEAFETVYGKQMANAFKEEFSDLITSKVPLNLNQITKILYTNQ; from the coding sequence ATGAATATTTTAGAAACATTAAAATTTTTTCGTACACAAAAAAAGATAAAACAAAAAGATATGTTACCAAACCATACCCCAGGTGCTTATAGAAATATAGAAATAGGAAAAACAAATTTAACGGTTGCTAATTTAATTAACTTTTGCAACAAATTAAATATTACATTGGTTGAATTCTTTCTAAATGTTGATGATCTAGATACCGAAAATTATAGAATCAATCAAACAGAAAAACAATTAAAAAAATGCTGTAATGATCCAACCTTTGAATTAGGGAAACAAAAATTATTAAATGACTACTATTGGTTGACTAATAAAAAGGATAAATCCATTCGTGAACTAAATACATATCTAAACATTAAGGTAGCTTTTTATGATACTTGGAAAGAGGTATCGCCAATTAATTCACAAGATATTGAATTAATTAAAGATTTATTATTCAAACAATCTATATACACTCATTATGACTACTATATGTTTGCTAATACATTGCTTTATCTAGATGAAGAAACAATAAATATATTAATGAAAAAATTATTTCCAGTTACAGACCCAAATAAAAGAAGTTACCAAACCATGTATATGGCTTATTCAGTCTTTCCGAATCTAGCAACAAAGTATTTATATGCCAGAAATTATAAAAAAGCGCGTTACTATGTGAATAGAGGCAAATTACAAGTTATAAAAATTGATTATGTATATATTAACTTACATTTAAATTACCTAGAATATACTTTAAATTATCTAGAAACTTCAAAGAAAAGTGACTATAACAAAGTTATAAAGATCATTGAAGCATTCGAAACAGTCTATGGAAAACAAATGGCTAATGCATTTAAAGAAGAATTTTCCGATTTAATTACATCAAAGGTACCATTGAATCTCAATCAAATTACAAAAATACTCTATACAAACCAATAA
- a CDS encoding peptide ABC transporter substrate-binding protein → MKIKLSSLMILLVSSIALTACSSTTSTIRKVGHPKQALNYIEKAVITTTDPSLAADEVSLNALNNVDEGIYRLDKDHLPQPAGAAEKATLSKDGKTYTIKLRKNATWSDGKPVKAQDYVYSWQRTVDPKLASTTTYFFKPVKNAEAIAERKMDKSKLGIKSIDDYQLEITLNKPTPYFEYLLTLPTFFPQRSDMVKKFGDQYAAKSQNAVYNGPFVLSGYQATGSNDTLSYVKNTHYWDKHQVKLDKVNLSVVKEGATALNLFKQGQVDTTYLASEFVPQMKNDPSFLSIDRSSTSYLEFNQKESDSPYRNVNLRKAISYAINRKELVNNVLADGATEAVGLVPKKFVSNPKTHQDFTEETNSVIQHDANQAKSDWEKAKKELNFSSLEMNILTDDMAMPKKMAEYLQATLSETLPGLKVSITSIPFSVLLDRVNKGDFQVAIAAWGADYADPTSFLELFTTKNFNNHSKYTNKKYDELVDQAMNSERNQPEERWNKLVKAENILMNDMGVVPLYYSVDTRLCQAKVKNIIYHPINTRYELKWASINE, encoded by the coding sequence ATGAAGATAAAGCTATCCAGTTTGATGATTCTCTTAGTCAGTAGTATCGCACTAACAGCTTGTAGTAGTACAACAAGTACAATTAGGAAAGTTGGACATCCTAAACAGGCACTGAATTACATAGAAAAAGCAGTCATAACAACAACCGATCCTTCTTTGGCAGCTGATGAAGTCAGCTTAAATGCATTAAATAATGTAGATGAAGGAATCTATCGTTTAGATAAAGATCATCTTCCACAACCAGCTGGTGCGGCTGAAAAAGCAACGCTTAGTAAAGATGGAAAAACCTATACGATTAAATTAAGAAAAAATGCGACTTGGTCAGATGGTAAACCGGTGAAAGCCCAAGATTATGTGTATAGTTGGCAACGCACTGTTGATCCGAAACTTGCTTCAACGACCACTTATTTTTTCAAACCGGTTAAAAATGCTGAGGCCATTGCTGAACGCAAGATGGATAAATCAAAATTAGGTATTAAATCCATTGATGATTATCAATTAGAGATTACCTTGAATAAACCAACACCCTACTTTGAGTATCTATTGACACTGCCTACTTTCTTTCCACAACGAAGTGATATGGTAAAGAAATTTGGCGACCAATATGCTGCTAAAAGTCAAAATGCTGTGTATAATGGCCCATTTGTACTAAGTGGCTATCAAGCAACAGGTTCAAACGATACTTTGTCTTATGTAAAAAATACTCACTATTGGGACAAGCATCAGGTAAAATTAGACAAAGTCAACCTGAGTGTAGTAAAAGAAGGAGCGACTGCTTTAAATCTATTTAAACAAGGTCAAGTGGATACGACTTATTTGGCAAGTGAATTTGTCCCTCAAATGAAAAATGATCCAAGCTTTTTATCGATAGATCGTTCTTCTACTTCTTATCTTGAGTTTAATCAAAAGGAATCGGATTCACCTTATCGTAATGTAAATTTGCGTAAAGCAATTTCTTATGCCATTAATCGAAAAGAACTGGTAAATAATGTATTAGCAGATGGTGCAACAGAAGCAGTTGGATTAGTGCCTAAAAAATTTGTGAGCAATCCGAAAACACATCAAGATTTTACGGAAGAAACAAATTCTGTTATTCAGCATGATGCAAATCAAGCAAAAAGTGATTGGGAGAAAGCAAAGAAAGAACTAAATTTTTCTTCATTAGAGATGAATATTTTAACCGACGACATGGCAATGCCTAAGAAAATGGCAGAGTATTTACAAGCAACTTTATCAGAGACGTTACCGGGATTAAAGGTCAGTATCACCTCGATTCCTTTTTCGGTTTTACTGGATCGGGTAAACAAGGGTGATTTTCAGGTAGCCATTGCTGCTTGGGGAGCTGACTATGCAGATCCAACAAGTTTTCTTGAATTATTTACAACCAAAAATTTTAATAACCATAGTAAATATACCAATAAAAAATATGATGAACTGGTAGATCAGGCTATGAATAGTGAGAGAAATCAACCAGAAGAGCGATGGAATAAGCTAGTGAAGGCAGAAAATATACTGATGAACGATATGGGTGTTGTGCCATTGTATTATTCTGTCGATACACGTTTGTGTCAAGCAAAAGTCAAAAACATTATCTATCATCCAATCAATACTAGATATGAACTGAAATGGGCATCAATTAATGAATGA
- the nagB gene encoding glucosamine-6-phosphate deaminase, translating into MQIIRVKNADEGGEKAFAMIQEQMEKGIHVLGLATGSTPETLYQQMRNSSLDFSAITSINLDEYAGLSGTDSQSYRHFMNEKLFNKKSFKETFVPNGKAEDLAAECQRYDQIIAEYPIDIQILGIGRNGHIGFNEPGTPFTTTTHIVQLTESTIEANKRYFDKNENVPTHAISMGIQSIMQSKQIILMAYGAEKAEAIKGLINGPITERVPASCLQKHQNVTVILDAAAAAQL; encoded by the coding sequence ATGCAAATCATCCGTGTAAAGAATGCTGATGAGGGCGGAGAAAAAGCCTTTGCAATGATCCAAGAACAAATGGAAAAAGGCATCCACGTTTTAGGATTAGCCACTGGTAGTACACCTGAAACGCTCTATCAACAAATGAGAAATAGCTCATTAGATTTTTCAGCTATAACTTCGATTAACTTAGATGAATATGCTGGCTTAAGCGGTACGGATAGCCAAAGTTATCGTCATTTTATGAATGAAAAATTATTTAATAAAAAATCCTTTAAGGAAACTTTTGTTCCAAACGGAAAAGCTGAAGATCTAGCCGCGGAATGTCAACGTTATGATCAAATTATTGCTGAATATCCAATTGATATTCAAATTCTAGGAATTGGACGGAATGGTCATATTGGTTTTAATGAACCTGGAACGCCTTTTACAACAACCACTCATATTGTTCAATTAACTGAATCAACGATTGAAGCAAACAAACGTTACTTTGACAAGAATGAAAACGTACCTACACATGCTATATCGATGGGCATTCAGTCTATCATGCAAAGCAAACAAATTATCCTAATGGCTTATGGTGCTGAAAAAGCTGAAGCAATTAAGGGATTAATCAATGGTCCTATAACTGAGCGGGTACCTGCTAGCTGCCTACAAAAGCATCAAAATGTTACAGTTATCCTTGATGCAGCTGCTGCAGCCCAATTATAA
- a CDS encoding cellulase family glycosylhydrolase, protein MKKFIICLLFVGLFSLMGILNSSSAEAQESSSIDYVQKMGKGWNLGNSFDGFDLNNQHAYEEAWGNPRITREFLKKIKQQGFTSIRLPFSVINRQNTAGKIDPEFLARYKQVVDWAVAEGFYVMVNLHHDSWQWLAKWNGDKNQSEYLRYVTIWQQLANEFKDESGKVSFESINEPTFEGSKEQANEKLKTINQAFYQTVRDSGGKNATRYLILPTLYCDANPEAMNLLYQSILAFNDPYLIATVHYYSEWVYSNSLGIMGFDDLLWDTTTSRKSADRLFQQMNEQLINRGIGVVIGEYGLLGYDLSEEANDPGETYKYIEYMNKKASENKVSLMLWDNGQHFDRLKNTWKKPFFGDIVTKSIDERSAYATGYQHTFIKQQTQQIDIPITWNHHKLKNIQYNGELLKEGSDYSSTTVGITLLPHFVAQQKQGAFERKDTLTLVFDGGANWLQQIYYSKQSELFDAKGDLGQTFTIPVKYNGQRFKNGSLKNANGQIISSNPWWNYLINYQEFSPNYQKNNLTLSSDLTKLMQEGMTYTLTIQTYQGESYTYQIRVVNGQLIGKNFK, encoded by the coding sequence ATGAAAAAATTTATTATTTGTTTATTGTTTGTTGGACTGTTTAGCTTAATGGGAATACTAAACAGTAGCTCTGCTGAAGCACAAGAGTCTTCTTCTATCGATTATGTTCAAAAGATGGGAAAAGGTTGGAATTTAGGCAATTCGTTTGATGGATTTGATCTGAATAATCAGCATGCTTATGAAGAAGCTTGGGGAAATCCACGAATCACGCGTGAGTTTTTGAAAAAAATTAAGCAACAAGGATTTACTAGTATTCGGTTACCCTTTTCTGTGATTAATCGTCAAAATACAGCAGGAAAAATCGATCCAGAATTTCTAGCTCGTTATAAACAAGTCGTTGATTGGGCAGTTGCTGAAGGTTTCTATGTTATGGTTAATTTACATCACGATTCTTGGCAGTGGCTTGCAAAATGGAATGGGGATAAAAACCAATCTGAGTATTTACGTTATGTGACTATTTGGCAGCAACTTGCTAATGAATTTAAAGATGAATCAGGAAAAGTCAGTTTTGAATCCATCAATGAACCAACGTTTGAGGGAAGTAAAGAACAGGCAAATGAAAAATTGAAAACGATTAACCAAGCTTTTTATCAAACAGTAAGAGACTCTGGTGGTAAAAATGCAACTCGTTATTTAATTTTGCCTACCTTATACTGTGATGCGAATCCAGAAGCAATGAATCTTTTATACCAGTCCATCTTAGCATTCAATGATCCCTATCTCATTGCAACCGTTCATTATTATAGTGAGTGGGTTTATAGTAATAGTTTAGGCATTATGGGGTTTGATGATCTTTTATGGGACACGACAACATCAAGGAAAAGTGCTGATCGGCTATTTCAGCAAATGAATGAACAACTAATCAATCGAGGTATTGGCGTAGTTATTGGTGAGTATGGCTTATTAGGTTATGATCTATCAGAAGAAGCGAACGATCCGGGTGAAACTTATAAATATATTGAATATATGAATAAAAAAGCCAGTGAGAATAAAGTATCCTTAATGTTGTGGGATAATGGACAACATTTTGATCGCTTAAAAAATACTTGGAAAAAACCTTTCTTTGGTGATATTGTAACAAAATCAATCGATGAACGCTCTGCTTATGCCACTGGTTATCAACATACCTTTATCAAGCAACAGACACAACAAATTGATATTCCAATAACTTGGAATCATCACAAACTTAAAAACATCCAATATAATGGGGAATTATTAAAAGAAGGTAGCGACTATTCAAGTACAACAGTTGGTATTACCTTACTTCCTCACTTTGTTGCCCAACAAAAACAGGGTGCTTTTGAGAGAAAAGACACATTGACCTTGGTTTTTGATGGTGGTGCGAACTGGTTACAACAGATTTATTATAGCAAGCAGTCTGAATTATTCGATGCAAAAGGCGATCTAGGTCAAACGTTCACTATTCCAGTAAAGTATAATGGACAACGATTTAAAAATGGTTCTTTAAAAAATGCCAATGGCCAAATCATCTCAAGTAATCCTTGGTGGAATTACCTGATCAATTACCAAGAATTTTCACCGAATTATCAAAAAAATAACCTAACTTTATCAAGTGACCTCACAAAGTTAATGCAAGAAGGAATGACCTATACATTAACCATTCAAACCTATCAAGGCGAATCTTATACCTATCAAATTAGAGTAGTCAATGGACAACTAATTGGTAAAAACTTCAAATAA
- the aspD gene encoding aspartate 4-decarboxylase has translation MSENKEFAESLSPFELSLFLEKKIHEKNQNIENWLNAGRGNPNWTAPTPRDAFFLLGQFAVQETLIDENRATAGMVSESETRAERFLAFLTQHSGKGREFLINIWNDGNDYLGMEKTEWLDQILDAIIGDNYPNPANCLSACEPAIKAYLNQELFSDQAKPFDIFAVEGGTAGICYLFDTLINNFLLKKGDKIALMLPTFAPYLELTELAHYDFEVVKITAEQTQLDEKNSCQFSEEEIDKLKDTSIKAVFVVNPSNPTANAICYSTMKQIKKIVLNDNPKLMIITDDVYGTFVDDFHSLFAELPFNTACIYSYSKYFGATGWRIGTIAVSHENLFDQLLHQQSSDQKKQLQKRYCSLKSNVEELTFIDRLVADSRDIALNHTAGLSSAQQVMMTLFSLYALLDKGKNYKQEVMNICRSREKLLYQTLDLEEPLEELNTSYYCEINFKEWLEKRYGREFSEYFKNDWTVTKFLTSLAEEEQLMLLRTNDFGSDDWSIRISLANLSTSQYKEVGKRIIHLADTIQKKWLENKDKSAKVITVKKNLAE, from the coding sequence ATGAGTGAAAATAAGGAATTTGCTGAAAGTTTAAGCCCATTTGAACTAAGCTTATTTTTAGAAAAGAAAATTCATGAAAAAAATCAGAATATTGAAAATTGGTTAAATGCCGGACGAGGAAATCCGAATTGGACAGCGCCAACACCAAGAGACGCTTTTTTCTTACTTGGACAATTTGCCGTACAAGAAACATTGATTGATGAAAATAGAGCAACAGCAGGCATGGTCTCTGAAAGTGAAACACGTGCAGAGCGCTTTTTAGCTTTTCTCACACAACATTCTGGTAAGGGTAGAGAATTTTTAATCAATATTTGGAATGATGGAAATGATTATCTAGGGATGGAAAAAACAGAATGGTTAGATCAGATTTTAGACGCTATTATTGGTGATAACTATCCAAATCCAGCTAATTGTTTATCTGCTTGTGAGCCAGCCATAAAAGCCTATCTGAATCAAGAATTATTTTCAGATCAAGCAAAACCATTTGATATTTTTGCCGTTGAAGGTGGTACAGCAGGAATTTGTTATTTATTTGATACATTAATAAATAACTTTTTGCTAAAAAAGGGAGATAAAATTGCGTTAATGTTGCCAACTTTTGCACCCTATTTAGAATTAACAGAGTTAGCACATTATGATTTTGAGGTTGTTAAAATCACTGCAGAACAGACACAACTAGATGAAAAGAACAGTTGTCAATTTTCAGAGGAAGAAATTGATAAATTAAAGGATACAAGTATTAAGGCTGTTTTTGTTGTAAATCCAAGTAATCCTACTGCCAATGCAATCTGTTATTCAACAATGAAGCAAATTAAGAAAATTGTGTTAAATGATAATCCTAAATTAATGATCATAACAGATGATGTGTATGGTACATTTGTAGATGACTTTCATTCCTTATTTGCCGAATTGCCATTTAATACTGCCTGTATTTATTCTTATTCTAAGTATTTTGGTGCAACTGGCTGGCGTATAGGGACGATTGCAGTTAGCCATGAAAATCTGTTTGATCAACTACTACACCAACAATCATCTGATCAGAAAAAACAGCTACAAAAGCGATATTGCTCATTAAAATCAAATGTAGAAGAATTAACTTTTATTGATCGCTTAGTTGCAGATAGTCGGGATATTGCATTAAATCATACTGCTGGTTTATCTTCAGCACAACAAGTAATGATGACTTTATTTAGCTTATATGCCTTATTAGATAAAGGAAAAAACTACAAACAAGAAGTTATGAACATCTGTCGTTCACGAGAAAAATTACTTTATCAAACTCTTGATTTAGAAGAGCCATTAGAAGAACTCAATACTTCTTATTATTGTGAGATTAATTTTAAAGAATGGCTAGAAAAACGTTATGGTAGAGAATTTTCAGAATATTTTAAAAATGATTGGACTGTAACAAAATTTCTGACATCGTTGGCGGAAGAAGAACAATTAATGCTTTTAAGGACCAATGATTTTGGCAGTGATGATTGGTCAATCCGAATTTCACTTGCTAACTTATCTACTAGTCAATATAAGGAAGTTGGGAAACGAATTATTCATTTAGCAGATACCATTCAAAAAAAATGGCTGGAAAACAAAGACAAATCCGCTAAAGTAATTACTGTAAAAAAGAATCTTGCTGAATAA
- a CDS encoding beta-glucoside-specific PTS transporter subunit IIABC has translation MNKNQETALFILDSIGNRENIISVVHCATRLRFKLKDENKADTERLNKNDYIIQIVRSGGQYQVVICSHVGDIYREITDLVHLDVDGKDTSDKGNIFNQLIDIVSSIFTPFLGALAGAGVLKGFLTLAVALHWFTDKSGVYTLLFAISDGLFTYLPVILAFTAAKKFKTNQYLAVSLALALVHPSITALAGKNLSFLGIPVIIGASAYTSSVIPIILAVYLQQYVDNFFKKIIPSFLQIICVPLAVFLIMAPITFIVIGPIGTILGDGLGSIYGSIYRLSPIIAGIAMGGLWQVFVMFGMHWGLIPIMMVNLNSLGYDTMSPMLLPAVLAQGGAALAVFFLTKNIKLKGIALSSTITSLFGITEPTVYGMTLPLKRPFIAACIGGAIGGAFVGFNNVKNFSFGLIGLLSLPGFIPPNSKNMAGLTATAIGTAMAFILAFVLTFILRFSEEPQAETITSETNHTKHASTVESKKKQMILASPLAGKVIPLTEVKDQVFSSNSLGKGVAIDPSIGELYDPADGTITTLFPTGHAVGITTTDGIEILMHIGLDTVELEGKGFNLDIKQEQKVKKGDRLVTFDLETIKTAGYSPLTPIVITNSAQYFEVLDMDQDEIVVGESLLSILK, from the coding sequence ATGAACAAAAATCAAGAAACTGCCCTATTTATTTTAGATTCTATTGGTAATAGAGAAAACATCATCAGTGTGGTTCACTGTGCCACACGCTTACGTTTTAAACTAAAAGATGAAAACAAAGCAGACACTGAGAGACTGAATAAGAATGACTATATTATTCAAATAGTCAGAAGTGGCGGTCAATATCAAGTTGTCATTTGTAGTCATGTTGGTGATATTTATCGAGAAATAACTGATTTAGTTCATTTAGATGTAGATGGAAAAGATACTAGTGACAAAGGAAATATTTTTAATCAATTGATTGATATTGTCTCTTCTATCTTTACACCTTTTCTTGGTGCCTTAGCTGGTGCCGGTGTTTTAAAAGGATTTTTAACCTTGGCAGTCGCACTGCATTGGTTTACTGATAAATCTGGTGTTTATACACTGCTATTTGCAATTTCGGATGGTTTATTTACCTATTTACCCGTCATTTTAGCCTTTACAGCCGCAAAAAAATTTAAGACAAATCAGTATTTAGCTGTTTCTCTGGCTCTAGCACTTGTTCATCCGAGTATTACAGCTTTAGCTGGAAAAAATCTAAGCTTCCTTGGTATTCCTGTGATTATAGGTGCAAGTGCTTATACTTCATCTGTTATTCCAATTATTTTAGCGGTTTATTTACAACAATATGTAGATAATTTTTTCAAAAAAATTATTCCTAGTTTTTTACAGATTATCTGTGTTCCTCTAGCTGTTTTTCTGATTATGGCGCCAATTACTTTTATTGTTATTGGGCCCATTGGAACCATACTTGGTGATGGATTAGGTAGTATCTATGGAAGTATTTATCGCTTAAGTCCAATTATTGCTGGTATAGCAATGGGTGGTTTATGGCAGGTATTTGTTATGTTTGGGATGCATTGGGGACTTATACCTATCATGATGGTAAATTTGAATTCGCTAGGTTATGATACTATGTCACCTATGCTATTACCAGCTGTTTTAGCACAGGGAGGAGCTGCTCTTGCTGTCTTTTTCTTAACTAAGAATATTAAATTAAAAGGGATTGCCCTCTCCTCAACCATTACTTCATTGTTTGGCATCACAGAACCTACCGTTTATGGCATGACGTTACCTTTAAAAAGACCTTTTATCGCTGCATGTATCGGTGGTGCCATTGGTGGTGCTTTTGTCGGCTTTAATAATGTTAAAAATTTTAGTTTTGGCTTAATTGGTTTATTAAGTTTACCTGGCTTTATTCCACCAAATAGCAAAAACATGGCTGGACTCACGGCAACGGCAATTGGTACAGCAATGGCTTTTATCCTTGCTTTTGTACTAACATTTATTTTACGATTTAGTGAAGAACCACAAGCTGAAACTATTACTTCAGAAACGAATCATACTAAACATGCTTCAACTGTTGAATCCAAGAAAAAACAAATGATTTTAGCTAGTCCTCTAGCAGGAAAGGTTATTCCACTAACAGAGGTTAAAGACCAAGTATTTTCTTCAAATTCTTTAGGTAAAGGTGTTGCTATTGATCCAAGTATTGGTGAGTTGTATGATCCAGCTGATGGAACAATTACGACTTTATTTCCCACAGGACATGCTGTTGGCATAACAACAACAGACGGAATAGAGATACTAATGCATATTGGTTTAGACACAGTTGAGCTAGAAGGAAAAGGATTCAATCTAGATATAAAACAAGAACAAAAGGTTAAAAAAGGCGACCGACTAGTAACTTTTGATCTTGAAACGATTAAAACGGCGGGATATTCTCCTCTTACACCAATTGTTATTACGAATTCAGCTCAATACTTTGAAGTACTTGATATGGATCAAGATGAAATAGTAGTTGGTGAGAGTCTTTTATCAATTTTAAAATAA